The window GCGTATCCGCAGCCGCGTATCCGCAGTTTATTTTACTCGGCTATGAGGCGGCAATTGGATAAGCAGCATGATTTGCAGGGCATTTGAATTTAAAGCAGCAGCGCGGCTGCGCATTTTCAATTGGCGGTTTTGCCCGCAGTTGAATTTAAAAAATGAATGAAATTATTTTAAACAGTGATAACATGAGTAAAATTCAATTTTAAAAGTGAAAAACTGACAGCTTTTCACTTGGAACCAGCCAATAGCGCATGCAGGAATACCACACATGTTAGAAATCCGACATCTGAAAACTTTGACTGCATTGAGGGAGCATGGCTCACTGGTTTCGGCTGCCAATGATTTGTGCCTAACGCCATCGGCGATTTCGCATCAGCTGAAAGAGCTGGATCACTGGTACGGCGTAGAAGTGGTGAACCGCCGCACCCGGCCGGTGACATTTTCTAATGTTGGGCAGCGTTTGCTGAAACTGGCTGACGATGTTTTGCCGCAAGTGCAGATCACCCAGTCAGACATTACCCGCATTGTGCATGGCCAAACGGGCCGCATCACTTTTTCATCCGAATGCCACAGCTGCTTTGACTGGCTGATGCCTTTGCTGAACCTGTACCGCCAGCACTATCCGGATGTGGATTTGGACTTCGCTTCCGGCTTTGAGGCCAATCCGCATGAGCTGCTGCAGAACGGCGAATTTGACCTGCTGATTACCGCCGATCCCATTACTTTGAAAGGCATTGAATACTTTCCAATTTTCGAATACGAGTCGCGCCTGGTCCTGTCGCATACGCATCCTTTGGTGCGTGCGGAAAACATTACCGTGCAGGACTTGGCGGAAGAAACCCTAATTACTTATCCTGTAGACAAGCACCGCCTGGATATTATGGCCAAGCTGTTTATGCCCGCCAACATTCAGCCGAAAAGCATCCGCACTACCGACTTGACTCAAATGCTGATTCAGCTGGTGGCCAGCGGGCGGGGCATCGCGGCACTTCCGGACTGGGTAGTGAATGAATATGAGCAGAAAGGCTGGGTGGCGTCACGGCGCCTGTCCTGCGTTTCGCCGAATGGCCTGCGCCGCACGCTGTATGCCGGCTACAGAAGTGAAGAAAAAGACAAAAGCTATTTTGAAGGCTTTTTAAAGCAGCTGGAAAAATTTTCGCAAAAGCGCAGCAGCTATTATTCAGCTTAGCGCGCTTTGCGCTGAGGTGAAGCCGGTGCGCCTACACGGAATGCTAATAAGCTAAGGAGTTTCGCCATAAACATCTTAACCTTTTGGGCTATTCACAGCGGAGCCTTACCGTTTTTAAATCGAATTTTTGGAGCTCGTTTTGTTCTTTTGTTTCGCCAAAAGA is drawn from Acinetobacter sp. WCHAc010034 and contains these coding sequences:
- a CDS encoding LysR family transcriptional regulator — encoded protein: MLEIRHLKTLTALREHGSLVSAANDLCLTPSAISHQLKELDHWYGVEVVNRRTRPVTFSNVGQRLLKLADDVLPQVQITQSDITRIVHGQTGRITFSSECHSCFDWLMPLLNLYRQHYPDVDLDFASGFEANPHELLQNGEFDLLITADPITLKGIEYFPIFEYESRLVLSHTHPLVRAENITVQDLAEETLITYPVDKHRLDIMAKLFMPANIQPKSIRTTDLTQMLIQLVASGRGIAALPDWVVNEYEQKGWVASRRLSCVSPNGLRRTLYAGYRSEEKDKSYFEGFLKQLEKFSQKRSSYYSA